One stretch of Rhipicephalus sanguineus isolate Rsan-2018 chromosome 10, BIME_Rsan_1.4, whole genome shotgun sequence DNA includes these proteins:
- the LOC125760101 gene encoding uncharacterized protein LOC125760101, with product MSSDGAAIAAKLGRGNRLSAMENEYQVVLPSLPTGRFILNTVFLHADVSARPYRVEDFRDALAQHSVLPEVVALGAYRMSHVWAVTFKDAETVKKLVSIGELQVKSKRCIVIDPANRDVRMKVHWLLHSVPDEDVRLAFTPFGKVTDIVRERWRAEGLTDKGSTTRLVTLKLHSGVKIDDLPHQLSVSGEHALVVVPGRAPLCLRCRGTGHIRRECRIPRCGSCRRFGHEDGQCERTYASVTGPGGSDDTPDLLMDEADLEEATPQTNARETQPSTSSSVPEGERDKRQVDEASKDQHEPVKGVDTAPTRRDTAPEVQPPVSVIESGEKCMVSSHGEGSPMAGKRPHESTVDSESQRDDGGGGEPPTKTPGVRRSPFRPRPNIPGEPRRAGNPPS from the coding sequence ATGAGCTCCgacggagcggcgatagcggccaagCTCGGTCGCGGAAACAGGTTATCTGCAATGGAAAACGAATACCAGGTTGTTCTGCCCAGTTTGCCCACAGGTCGGTTTATTTTAAATACCGTGTTTTTGCACGCGGACGTCAGTGCTCGGCCCTACCGGGTAGAAGACTTTCGCGACGCTCTGGCTCAACATTCGGTACTCCCCGAGGTAGTCGCCTTGGGGGCGTACCGCATGAGCCATGTGTGGGCGGTCACCTtcaaggacgctgaaacggtgAAGAAGCTGGTCAGCATCGGTGAACTGCAAGTTAAAAGCAAGCGCTGTATCGTCATCGACCCGGCCAACAGGGACGTCCGAATGAAGGTGCACTGGCTGCTCCACAGTGTGCCTGACGAGGACGTGCGCCTTGCCTTCACGCCTTTCGGTAAAGTCACCGACATCGTCAGGGAGCGCTGGAGGGCCGAGGGATTGACCGACAAAGGGTCTACAACGAGGCTTGTGACTCTGAAGCTGCACTCCGGCGTCAAAATCGACGACTTGCCACACCAGTTAAGTGTGTCCGGTGAGCACGCCCTTGTTGTTGTGCCGGGCAGGGCTCCGCTCTGCCTTCGCTGCCGGGGCACAGGCCACATCCGCCGCGAGTGCCGCATTCCGCGATGTGGCTCTTGTCGGCGATTCGGTCACGAAGACGGCCAGTGTGAACGAACGTACGCCAGCGTGACAGGGCCCGGGGGCAGCGACGACACCCCCGACCTGCTCATGGACGAGGCTGACTTGGAAGAGGCGACGCCTCAGACAAACGCCCGTGAAACACAGCCATCTACATCGTCCTCTGTTCCGGAGGGCGAGCGTGATAAGCGGCAAGTCGACGAAGCCTCCAAGGACCAGCATGAGCCCGTCAAAGGCGTCGACACTGCACCGACTAGACGGGATACGGCCCCAGAAGTGCAGCCTCCGGTGAGCGTGATTGAATCCGGCGAGAAGTGTATGGTTTCTTCACACGGCGAAGGGAGCCCGATGGCCGGAAAGCGGCCGCATGAGAGCACCGTCGACAGTGAGTCGCAGCGGGACGATGGTGGAGGCGGCGAGCCACCGACGAAAACGCCAGGTGTAAGACGCTCTCCATTTAGACCGCGACCTAACATTCCGGGCGAACCACGGCGGGCGGGCAATCCGCCTTCGTAA